The following are from one region of the Candidatus Methylomirabilota bacterium genome:
- a CDS encoding Rap1a/Tai family immunity protein — translation MSRRLVGTCVLLLAGFLLSGAATQEHFHARTGKDLLVLCTADNEDPLQQAAINFCLGFAVGTYRMLVDFTKLDPVVCLPENPPSRNEAIQMFVAWAQANPQYQKDAPEDMVVRFILQQWPCPK, via the coding sequence ATGAGCCGGAGACTGGTGGGCACCTGTGTGCTCCTGCTAGCGGGTTTCCTGTTGTCTGGGGCCGCCACGCAGGAGCACTTTCACGCTCGGACCGGAAAGGATCTGCTCGTGCTGTGCACGGCGGACAATGAGGACCCCTTACAACAAGCCGCGATCAACTTCTGTCTCGGCTTTGCGGTGGGGACATACCGGATGTTGGTCGATTTTACCAAACTAGATCCGGTAGTGTGCCTCCCGGAGAATCCGCCATCGCGCAACGAGGCCATTCAGATGTTCGTCGCGTGGGCGCAAGCGAACCCGCAGTACCAGAAAGACGCTCCCGAGGACATGGTGGTCCGCTTCATTCTG